The Helicobacter kayseriensis DNA window TCAACGCAACTAGAAATCAAACACGCCACAACAAGAAACATAACACTTGAAGGATCATTTGGAATCTTTATTTTGTAAGAAGGAAGCAAACAAGTCAAAGGAGAAATACAAATCTGATTTTGCAGATGAGTAATTTTTGCACCCAAATGGGTCAAAAAACGCTCTGTGTGATTTCTGCTCAACTCATCTTCGCTGTATTTGCTTTCCCCATTTGCACACAAGGCAGCAAGGATAAAAGCACTCTTAACCTGAGCAGAAGAAACCTCGCTATGATATTCAATCCCCCTAAGCTGAGAATTTCCCCTCAAAACAAAAGGAGCATATGGAGATGAAATACTAGCCCCCATTAATTCAAGCGGAGTTTTGATTCTCTGCATTGGCCTCTGTCTAAGACTTTTATCCCCATCAAAGAGAAATTGACCAGATTTAGAAGACAAAAGTCCGGCAAACAAACGCATTGTTGTGCCAGAATTAAGACACTGCAAATTTGCTTGTTGCGGAATCTCTTTGGGAGATTCGATGAAAATGCGTTGATTTTTCTTTTGCACTTTAGCGCCCAAAGTCTTTGCAATTTGCAAAGTAGCATATGTATCCTGAGAATCAAGAAAATTTTCAATTTCGCTTCTACCTTGAGTTAGAAATGAAAAAATAATACTTCGATGAGAGAGGGACTTATCAGGAGAAACCCGATCAAATTCTAAACATTGAAAATTTGAGCGGGTTTTTGGGAGAAAAATCATTGACGCAAGCTCGCTCCCAATTTCTCCTCTAAGACCTCAAGAATACTTTGCATGCTACGATTAAGCTCCTCTTCTTGAAGTGTCTTATCCATCGATTGAAGAATAAAGCGAATGCTTAGGGCAACTTTTGTCCCTAGATTTTCATTTTTATATAAATCAAGAGGATAAAACGAAACAAGATTCTCAACCTTTGCATGATTGATGACTTCCTTCACCTTTGCAAAACTCACACAAGAATCAATCATAATCGTCAAATCCCTCATACTTGCCTGAAATTTTGAAAACTCAGGTCGCTTATGATTTTTTTCTTGCAAAAGAGGTTTTAAAAGCATCTCACAGACATAACCCTCTCCAAATCCCCCATAGGGATTAAGCTTTCCAAGATATCCGATTCTTTTTCCCTCCCTTACAATCCATGCAGATTGATAAGGATGCAAAAGCTTAGAATTTAAGGGGTGATCTTTCATTTGCTCCAATTCAAACTCTCCAATAATATTAATAAGGGTCGAAGCAAAACTATACAAATCCCACACGATACCTTTTGAGTGAGGAAAAGATTCTATTTCTTTATACTGATTGACAACAAATGCAATTCTCTCAACCTCTTCTCGCCAAGAGTTATAACAAATACCACTCTCACACAATGCAATTGCCTTGAAACCAAAATTTTCGTTTCTTGCAATACTTTCAAGCATTGCAGGTATCAGTGAGGTTCTAAGCGTATTGAGCTCATTAGTGATTGGATTTAAGATATCAAGTCCAGCATCAACTGTCTCAAATCCCAAGTCTTGCAATTGTTGTCTCTGCACAAAAACATAATGCAATGTTTCACAAAATCCTAAAGCTGTTGCTTTTTTGATCAAATTCCTTTTTTGCTTAAAGTCAAAATAACATTGGTTGTCCCCCATAGGTTGCTCTTTGAAAACCAATGGAGTATTACTAATGCGATCAATCCCATAAAAACGCAAAATTTCCTCTGCAACATCTTGAATACTTTTGATGTCATGGCGATAAAATGGAGGAAAGGCCATAAAAAATGTATCATCACAACTAGCCTCGATTCTAAACCCTATCTTTTTTAAAAGGTTTGTTACCTCTTCCTTGCAAATCTCTTGTCCAACGATTAAATTAATCGCTTCAAATGTTGCTTTGATTCCAACACCTTGCCCCTCATGTATTACACTATGATGACTTGAATACACTTCAATTTGCGTGTATTGAATCAAATAATCACACAAATATTGCATCCCCAAAAGCAAATCAGGATTGCTTCCTCTTGTGCTTTTATAAGTCATTGCAGAATCTAAAGCAAGATCTTTGTTTTGATAAATAATCTCAGAAACAATCAAAGGATCAATAAAACTTGCTTCCAACACAACCTTTTGATCTTGCAAGAAATCTTTTTTGATCATTGGGCTAATGCCCACGGCTATCTGCCCCCCCAAACCACATACATAATCAATCCCACTCTCATTCTTAAGTAAAATCTCACCTTTTGCACAAGATTCCATATCACAAAAGTACTCAAAAGGATAAATTCTCAAAAGCACTCCAACATTATGCATTGCATATTCCAAAACATCTTGCAAGTTGTGCTGAATGGGCAAATCACAAAGCCCCAAAGAAAGCACAACCTCAAGCGGAGCAGAAACCTGCTTTAGATGAGCCACTTTATAGAGCACAGAAGATGAAAAATGCCCCTCATTTGTAATCTGCAACACTCGTCCAATCCCCAATACAAGATTTTCATCGCGATAAGTCTTTAATCGCAAAGGGATTCCAAAGGCCACACTCAAATCTCGCGCAACGCCCAAAACACTCAAGCAATCTCCTCGGTTGGGCGTAAGTCCTAGCTCAAGGATAAAATTATCAAAAATATGATAAGTGTTCAATGCCCTTCCAAGCTTTAACTCTCCAATGCTCTCATCTAAGACCATAATCCCATCATTCACTTTAGGAAAACCC harbors:
- the aroA gene encoding 3-phosphoshikimate 1-carboxyvinyltransferase, whose product is MIFLPKTRSNFQCLEFDRVSPDKSLSHRSIIFSFLTQGRSEIENFLDSQDTYATLQIAKTLGAKVQKKNQRIFIESPKEIPQQANLQCLNSGTTMRLFAGLLSSKSGQFLFDGDKSLRQRPMQRIKTPLELMGASISSPYAPFVLRGNSQLRGIEYHSEVSSAQVKSAFILAALCANGESKYSEDELSRNHTERFLTHLGAKITHLQNQICISPLTCLLPSYKIKIPNDPSSVMFLVVACLISSCVELKVSQVLLNPTRIYAFEILKKMGAQLDYEVVEDGLETIGNIYVRSSELRGVEVSTHLSWMIDEIPALCIAMACAKGTSIIRHAQELRFKESDRIATMVLNLKQLGIEVGEFDDGMEIKGGEFQDGVVQSYGDHRIAMSFALVGIRRRIEVRGMECVQISFPRYFEFLKFFTDFKE
- the pheT gene encoding phenylalanine--tRNA ligase subunit beta, which gives rise to MKVTKHLLEQFISLQGICKEDLLRELNKIGLEVESFAELRVPNGVVVGKVLSKRKHPDADKLSVCDVDVGIQRLQIVCGASNVEEDQFVAVALEGSRLQTPKGELLIRPTQLRGVESCGMLCSSAELGFPKVNDGIMVLDESIGELKLGRALNTYHIFDNFILELGLTPNRGDCLSVLGVARDLSVAFGIPLRLKTYRDENLVLGIGRVLQITNEGHFSSSVLYKVAHLKQVSAPLEVVLSLGLCDLPIQHNLQDVLEYAMHNVGVLLRIYPFEYFCDMESCAKGEILLKNESGIDYVCGLGGQIAVGISPMIKKDFLQDQKVVLEASFIDPLIVSEIIYQNKDLALDSAMTYKSTRGSNPDLLLGMQYLCDYLIQYTQIEVYSSHHSVIHEGQGVGIKATFEAINLIVGQEICKEEVTNLLKKIGFRIEASCDDTFFMAFPPFYRHDIKSIQDVAEEILRFYGIDRISNTPLVFKEQPMGDNQCYFDFKQKRNLIKKATALGFCETLHYVFVQRQQLQDLGFETVDAGLDILNPITNELNTLRTSLIPAMLESIARNENFGFKAIALCESGICYNSWREEVERIAFVVNQYKEIESFPHSKGIVWDLYSFASTLINIIGEFELEQMKDHPLNSKLLHPYQSAWIVREGKRIGYLGKLNPYGGFGEGYVCEMLLKPLLQEKNHKRPEFSKFQASMRDLTIMIDSCVSFAKVKEVINHAKVENLVSFYPLDLYKNENLGTKVALSIRFILQSMDKTLQEEELNRSMQSILEVLEEKLGASLRQ